In Erigeron canadensis isolate Cc75 chromosome 1, C_canadensis_v1, whole genome shotgun sequence, a single window of DNA contains:
- the LOC122584941 gene encoding uncharacterized protein LOC122584941: protein MGGGGDHGHGGGDFRTKVWTMSGGPNCRPVHWKRNTALAMFGIFLVCIPIAVKSAQLEQRPHMPVHPVPSQIWCKNFGKKEY from the exons ATGGGTGGCGGAGGAGATCATGGTCACGGCGGAGGTGATTTCAGGACCAAAGTATGGACCATGAGTGGTGGTCCCAACTGCCGGCCGGTCCACTGGAAGCGCAACACAGCCCTCGCCATGTTTGGCATCTTTCTTGTTTGTATCCCCATCGCCGTGAAATCCGCTCAACTTGAG CAACGACCTCATATGCCTGTTCACCCAGTTCCATCACAGATATGGTGCAAAAATTTCGGGAAGAAAGAGTATTAA
- the LOC122585093 gene encoding membrane steroid-binding protein 2-like, which translates to MAVEFLETLKESITAYTGLSPNAFFTVIAAAIAVYYLFSVLFGAGPNYQQHRPRSFEEDVQPLPPPVQLGEISEDELKAYDGNDPQKPLLMAIKGQIYDVSQSRMFYGPGGPYALFAGKDASRALAKMSFEEKDLTGDITGLGAFELDALQDWEYKFMSKYVKVGTIKKSEGVAEPSTAAETSEATEANHAESIAGEPSTAAAAAHVSEPKEATDEKEEGTSTTTEVVKDE; encoded by the exons ATGGCTGTTGAATTTCTAGAAACTTTGAAAGAATCCATAACCGCTTACACCGGGCTTTCACCTAACGCTTTCTTCACCGTCATCGCCGCCGCTATCGCCGTCTACTATCTCTTCTCCGTTTTATTCGGCGCTGGCCCCAACTACCAACAACACCGTCCTAGATCCTTTGAAGAAGACGTCCAGCCGCTTCCGCCGCCGGTTCAGCTCGGCGAGATTTCCGAGGATGAGTTGAAAGCTTATGACGGCAACGATCCTCAAAAACCGCTTCTTATGGCCATTAAAGGTCAGATCTATGATGTTTCTCAAAGCag GATGTTCTATGGTCCGGGTGGGCCATACGCATTGTTTGCAGGAAAGGATGCAAGCAGAGCACTTGCAAAAATGTCGTTTGAAGAGAAAGATCTGACCGGTGATATCACTGGTCTAGGTGCATTTGAGCTTGATGCATTGCAAGATTGGGAATACAAGTTCATGAGCAAGTATGTCAAGGTTGGAACCATCAAGAAATCTGAAGGTGTGGCCGAGCCATCAACTGCTGCCGAAACCAGTGAGGCAACAGAAGCCAACCATGCTGAGTCAATTGCGGGAGAACCATCTACGGCTGCAGCTGCTGCTCATGTTTCAGAGCCCAAAGAAGCTACAGATGAAAAGGAGGAAGGAACTTCAACCACAACAGAAGTCGTGAAAGATGAGTAG